Proteins encoded together in one Porites lutea chromosome 2, jaPorLute2.1, whole genome shotgun sequence window:
- the LOC140926445 gene encoding adenosine receptor A2b-like: protein MFTRGEAIVWSILFIAEAFAIVAGNLFSIFKFAETGQLYRRSSYLLINLASADILVGACAIPMLVYLIGGQGHLWSANFEPAVEIYVAIDVISGLGSILSLTLVSTERLFATLWPFRHRILTTKTYIAGISFVWFVAFVTTTARMIMRHFLPSVRILFYSSVIILSVCCIVIFVSNVVIWIQVGKRKLFSHYRNAAYQERQLTITLLIVMLISLSAWLPFTILNVVNRFHPFSLSPNLIYCAKLLQYGNSCANVFIYSVRISEFRKTFERICYSMRVDNPDAALLQTQVARLSRETTVLEMGTLPSKLFSKNGEKEKTNVFT, encoded by the coding sequence ATGTTTACAAGGGGTGAAGCGATCGTCTGGAGCATCCTTTTTATAGCAGAGGCGTTCGCAATAGTTGCTGGAAATCTCTTCTCCATTTTTAAATTTGCTGAAACTGGCCAGCTTTACAGACGCAGTTCATATCTATTGATAAACCTAGCGTCAGCAGACATTCTCGTTGGCGCATGCGCTATACCAATGCTGGTTTACTTAATTGGTGGACAGGGACACCTGTGGTCTGCAAACTTTGAGCCAGCGGTAGAAATATACGTAGCAATAGACGTTATTTCTGGACTTGGGTCAATTTTATCCCTTACTTTGGTATCAACAGAAAGATTATTTGCGACTTTATGGCCATTCCGTCATAGGATCCTAACAACAAAAACCTATATAGCAGGAATTTCCTTCGTTTGGTTTGTTGCTTTTGTGACTACAACAGCTAGAATGATAATGCGTCACTTTTTACCTTCAGTCAGAATACTTTTCTACAGTTCCGTCATTATCCTCTCAGTTTGTTGCATTGTAATATTTGTCTCGAATGTAGTTATCTGGATTCAAGTGGGTAAGAGAAAACTGTTTTCTCACTACCGTAATGCCGCTTACCAAGAAAGACAACTCACAATCACTTTGCTAATAGTCATGCTGATTTCTTTATCTGCATGGCTTCCTTTTACGATCTTAAACGTCGTGAACAGATTTCATCCTTTTTCGTTGAGTCCTAACCTCATTTACTGCGCCAAGCTTCTCCAGTATGGGAACTCGTGCGcaaatgtttttatttactCCGTGAGGATCTCAGAATTTCGTAAAACCTTTGAGAGGATCTGCTATTCTATGCGTGTTGATAACCCGGATGCGGCTCTGCTTCAAACCCAAGTAGCCCGACTGTCCAGGGAGACCACTGTACTAGAAATGGGGACTCTGCCATCTAAACTTTTCAGCAAAAATGGGGAAAAGGAGAAGACTAATGTTTTTACTTGA
- the LOC140929121 gene encoding adenosine receptor A2b-like yields the protein MSSGPIEPITEQENRAWCIVFGFESAACIVGNILTIAAFAITKSLHKKTYLLLISLAVADLLVGFVAIPMFIHLIGGTVTQWWEVDNHVSHTQTAIEIFTSYASIFFLVAIALERLYAAVSPFNHDTLKPVAYFIVITVVWLFAALLAILSYLREKHVGAADNEGVFLFIMIMLALSIVTVVVSYILIAIILMRSRSKLTDDFERRMAVTLLLLSVIFVATWLPFKVVNYIFHYDPSATLGCGNDLGCLYQAIYATKFLHYFNSVVNPIIYALRVKDFRKGVKRILCCADPTPPQNRTLGEIKGIDNTMVSMQSIDTVVPSMYL from the coding sequence ATGTCAAGTGGACCGATTGAACCAATCACCGAGCAAGAAAACCGGGCCTGGTGTATCGTCTTTGGCTTTGAATCAGCGGCCTGCATAGTGGGCAACATTCTGACCATTGCTGCTTTTGCCATCACAAAGTCCTTGCACAAGAAAACCTATCTTCTATTGATCAGCTTAGCAGTAGCTGATCTCTTGGTGGGTTTTGTTGCCATTCCCATGTTCATTCATCTAATAGGCGGCACGGTTACACAGTGGTGGGAAGTGGATAATCACGTGAGTCACACGCAGACAGCCATCGAGATCTTCACTTCGTACGCTTCTATCTTCTTTCTGGTGGCGATCGCTCTTGAGCGGCTGTACGCTGCGGTATCGCCATTTAATCACGATACTCTCAAGCCTGTTGCTTATTTCATTGTAATCACTGTAGTGTGGCTTTTCGCTGCGCTGTTAGCAATTCTCTCTTATTTGCGTGAAAAGCATGTTGGTGCTGCCGACAACGAGGGagtgtttttgtttattatgaTAATGCTCGCACTTTCCATTGTAACTGTTGTTGTATCCTACATTCTAATTGCAATAATTTTGATGAGATCTCGCTCCAAATTGACCGACGACTTTGAGCGTAGAATGGCTGTCACCCTCCTTCTCTTGAGCGTTATTTTCGTAGCCACCTGGTTGCCATTTAAAGTAGTTAACTACATTTTTCATTACGACCCCTCTGCAACTCTTGGCTGTGGAAACGACCTCGGTTGCCTCTACCAGGCAATTTACGCCACAAAGTTTCTGCATTATTTCAACTCAGTCGTGAACCCCATCATTTATGCTCTGAGGGTTAAAGATTTTAGGAAGGGTGTCAAACGAATTCTGTGCTGTGCTGATCCCACACCACCACAGAACCGAACCCTTGGAGAAATAAAAGGGATAGATAACACCATGGTATCCATGCAGTCCATCGATACCGTTGTTCCCTCTATGTATCTGTAA